A window of Apium graveolens cultivar Ventura chromosome 8, ASM990537v1, whole genome shotgun sequence contains these coding sequences:
- the LOC141680755 gene encoding uncharacterized protein LOC141680755: MTVNQLMGSLQAYSERLLNTGEAESQALKSSVTIEDKDKALYTQYTRGTARGRGRSNQNFTRGRGRVSGSSIYEENIQTNNQQNWRGRGRCRGRIGRTNPGRGNRPVKYYNCGKLGHFAKDCWFNKKVEENTNFAETGEQQDKGILLMACQGMAPEDNIMWYLDSGAINHMSGLKHLFSDLEEINSGVVSFGDSSRIEVKGKGKIHFTRKDGKPGSIEDVYYVPDMKNNILSLGQLLEKGYLVNFFLGPPFFGDESESVLTQGYLSFMLHFWYVLCFFPPADSLFTTVLFIHSSTWIYFPSLRWSCSVFSGGRFARDILKNISWVPWCKVILAILLSRSGTFKPPL; the protein is encoded by the coding sequence ATGACTGTAAATCAACTTATGGGATCTTTGCAAGCATATTCAGAGAGGTTGTTAAATACAGGAGAGGCGGAATCACAAGCACTGAAGAGTAGTGTCACAATCGAAGACAAGGACAAGGCGTTGTACACACAATACACCAGAGGAACAGCAAGAGGACGTGGACGTTCAAATCAAAATTTTACTCGAGGCAGAGGACGTGTCTCTGGAAGCAGCATATATGAAGAAAACATACAAAcaaataatcaacaaaattgGCGTGGCCGAGGACGTTGTCGTGGCAGAATTGGAAGAACAAATCCTGGAAGAGGTAATAGACCAGTTAAATATTATAATTGTGGAAAACTTGGACACTTTGCCAAAGATTGCTGGTTTAACAAGAAGGTTGAGGAAAATACAAATTTTGCTGAGACGGGGGAGCAACAAGACAAAGGTATTCTACTAATGGCATGCCAAGGTATGGCTCCTGAAGATAACATTATGTGGTATCTTGATAGTGGGGCCATCAACCATATGTCTGGCCTCAAACATCTTTTCAGTGATTTAGAAGAAATAAACTCTGGAGTTGTATCATTTGGAGACTCATCAAGAATAGAAGTGAAAGGAAAGGGCAAAATACATTTTACTAGAAAGGATGGCAAACCAGGAAGCATTGAAGATGTGTATTACGTTCCTGACATGAAGAATAATATCCTAAGCCTTGGTCAATTACTTGAGAAAGGATATTTAGTGAATTTTTTCCTGGGTCCACCCTTCTTTGGTGATGAATCAGAATCTGTGTTAACCCAAGGATACTTATCCTTTATGTTACATTTCTGGTATGTTTTATGCTTCTTTCCACCAGCGGACTCGTTATTTACCACTGTCTTGTTCATACATTCCTCAACTTGGATATACTTTCCTTCTCTACGTTGGAGTTGTAGCGTGTTCTCTGGTGGACGTTTTGCTAGAGACATTTTAAAGAACATATCATGGGTCCCTTGGTGCAAAGTAATCTTGGCCATCTTATTATCAAGATCTGGGACCTTTAAGCCTCCTCTGTGA
- the LOC141678576 gene encoding uncharacterized protein LOC141678576, translating into MAETETTVVQSNLDPSSVYYIHPSDANTTQLVSVKFNGNNFNNWKRSMMLILSAKNKLSFVNGTLIPPEITSTDYSAWERCNSLVISWILFNLDETIARSVLFLKTARSIWKDLEERFGTSSITELYSLEQELIEISQNTQSVSEFYTRLKTVWDSIDDVDPTPVCTCEKCTCELGQKILKKQQERRLLQFLLKLNDKYSGVRGHIMMMNPLPTVSQAYRLVAQEENHKDLSQLSFQSESVAFVADKRNYISYNSQRFRPQNSQNFQNSQSSQNMSQNNQKFRPQSFMSKQPSKPGANYFCTHCKVQGHSIDRCFQVHGFPPGFKGFKERRPTSAAAAVMTQNFTDIQDFDNPQETSGPVNNGQQNPLTDVQYNQLMSLLHKQFPSNDHSSDTSTGHTLLAGPFEERTADASW; encoded by the exons ATGGCTGAAACTGAGACTACTGTTGTTCAATCAAATCTAGATCCATCAAGTGTGTATTACATTCATCCTTCTGATGCTAATACAACTCAACTTGTTTCTGTTAAGTTCAATGGAAACAACTTTAATAACTGGAAAAGATCGATGATGTTGATTTTATCTGCAAAGAACAAGTTAAGTTTTGTTAATGGAACACTCATTCCACCTGAGATAACCTCTACTGATTATAGCGCTTGGGAACGATGCAACTCTCTAGTTATTTCATGGATTTTGTTCAATCTTGACGAAACAATTGCGAGAAGTGTCTTGTTTCTTAAAACTGCAAGATCGATCTGGAAAGACCTAGAGGAAAGGTTTGGAACATCTTCAATTACAGAATTGTACTCTTTGGAGCAAGAACTGATTGAGATTTCTCAGAATACACAATCTGTCTCTGAGTTTTACACAAGACTCAAAACAGTGTGGGATAGTATAGATGATGTTGATCCTACTCCTGTTTGCACTTGTGAGAAATGCACCTGTGAATTGGGGCAGAAAATCTTGAAGAAGCAGCAAGAACGAAGGCTGTTACAGTTTCTGCTCAAGCTGAATGATAAATATAGTGGTGTTCGAGGCCACATCATGATGATGAATCCACTACCAACAGTATCTCAAGCCTACAGGCTAGTAGCTCAGGAAGAAAATCACAAAGATTTATCTCAATTATCTTTTCAATCAGAGAGTGTAGCATTTGTTGCTGATAAGAGGAACTATATCTCATACAACTCTCAAAGGTTTCGTCCTCAGAATTCtcagaattttcagaattcaCAGAGCTCTCAGAATATGTCACAGAATAATCAGAAATTTCGACCTCAAAGTTTTATGTCAAAACAACCATCTAAGCCAGGAGCAAACTACTTCTGTACTCATTGTAAAGTCCAGGGTCATAGCATTGATAGATGCTTTCAGGTTCATGGCTTCCCACCAGGATTTAAAGGATTCAAAGAGAGAAGACCTACTTCTGCTGCTGCTGCAGTCATGACTCAGAATTTTACTGATATTCAGGATTTTGATAATCCACAGGAGACATCAGGCCCTGTTAACAATGGTCAACAAAATCCTCTTACTGATGTCCAGTACAACCAATTGATGAGCCTTTTGCACAAGCAATTTCCATCAAATGATCATTCCAGTGATACTTCTACTGGCCATACTCTCTTAGCAG GTCCATTTGAAGAAAGAACAGCTGATGCATCTTGGTAA
- the LOC141680757 gene encoding uncharacterized protein LOC141680757 — protein sequence MLNGINYITWKENVEIVLGCMDLDLAQRKEQPVPTMDDPKMNQIKKWERSYRMCLVILKRTIPTGFRGSIVESTSSKKFLSEIEQYFAKNEKAKISNLLSKLMTMKYKGKGNRRDYIIVMSNFAGKLKQLKLELSDVLLVHLVLMSLPPQFGQFVVSYNTQKEKWTLNELISHCVQEE from the coding sequence ATGTTGAATGGGATAAATTATATCACGTGGAAAGAGAATGTTGAGATCGTTCTTGGTTGTATGGATCTCGACCTTGCGCAAAGGAAAGAGCAACCAGTTCCCACTATGGATGATCCCAAAATGAATCAAATAAAGAAATGGGAACGCTCTTATCGCATGTGTCTGGTGATCTTGAAGCGAACGATTCCTACTGGCTTTCGGGGCTCTATTGTTGAGAGCACAAGTTCCAAGAAGTTCCTCTCCGAGATTGAGCAATATTTTGCTAAAAATGAGAAAGCGAAAATAAGTAATCTTTTGTCAAAACTGATGACCATGAAGTATAAAGGAAAGGGGAACAGAAGGGATTACATTATTGTGATGTCTAATTTTGCTGGCAAACTCAAGCAACTCAAGTTAGAACTTTCAGATGTGTTACTTGTTCATTTGGTTCTTATGTCTCTGCCTCCTCAGTTCGGACAGTTTGTGGTGAGTTATAATACTCAAAAGGAAAAATGGACTCTTAATGAGCTCATTTCGCACTGTGTGCAAGAGGAATAG